A genomic window from Candidatus Denitrolinea symbiosum includes:
- a CDS encoding glucose-1-phosphate adenylyltransferase yields the protein MRSKPAVPIAGKYRLIDIPISNCVNSGIFKIAVLTQFNSVSLHRHITQTYNFDGFHGGWVQIWAAEQTLESENWYQGTADAVRKQKFEIITTGMKNVLILAGDHLYRMDYAAMAKFHWENQADITVAVQPVPREEASRFGLLKREKDGRITDFVEKPKERDVQDRFVSRDNEERPFLGSMGIYLFNTEILMHFLENYPNFDDFGGDVIPQAIKTHAVYGYDFDGYWRDIGTIRSFYDTNLELAKPGHPFSFYDYKQPIYTHPRVLPSSIIEESYVIDGMIAEGCIIRKAEIRHSIIGVRSVIETGARVVNTIMMGSDHYDKPDDKHGVHIGVGAGSDIEGAILDKNARIGERVVIRPFPRGIDRDDIFPVVIRDGIVVVPKDKVVPAGTVIAPE from the coding sequence ATGCGCTCGAAACCGGCCGTCCCCATCGCGGGCAAATACCGTCTCATTGACATTCCCATCAGCAACTGCGTCAACTCGGGCATCTTCAAGATCGCGGTGTTGACGCAGTTCAACTCCGTCTCGCTCCACCGTCACATCACGCAGACCTACAACTTCGACGGTTTCCACGGCGGCTGGGTGCAGATCTGGGCCGCCGAGCAGACGCTCGAATCGGAGAACTGGTACCAGGGCACAGCCGACGCCGTCCGCAAACAGAAATTCGAGATCATCACGACCGGCATGAAAAATGTGCTGATCCTCGCGGGCGACCATCTCTACCGCATGGACTACGCCGCCATGGCAAAGTTCCACTGGGAGAACCAGGCCGACATCACGGTGGCCGTCCAGCCTGTTCCGCGCGAGGAAGCCTCCCGCTTCGGCCTCCTGAAACGCGAGAAGGACGGCCGCATCACGGATTTCGTCGAAAAGCCGAAAGAGCGCGACGTGCAAGACCGCTTCGTCAGCCGCGACAATGAAGAGCGGCCCTTCCTTGGCTCGATGGGCATCTACCTCTTCAACACCGAAATCCTGATGCACTTCCTGGAAAATTACCCGAACTTCGACGACTTCGGCGGCGACGTAATCCCGCAGGCCATCAAAACCCATGCCGTCTACGGCTACGACTTCGACGGCTACTGGCGCGACATCGGGACGATCCGCTCGTTCTACGACACCAACCTCGAACTCGCCAAACCCGGCCACCCATTCAGTTTTTACGATTACAAACAGCCCATCTATACCCACCCGCGCGTCCTGCCCAGTTCCATCATCGAGGAAAGTTACGTGATAGACGGCATGATCGCCGAAGGCTGCATCATCCGCAAGGCGGAGATCCGCCACTCCATCATCGGCGTCCGCTCGGTGATCGAGACCGGCGCGCGCGTCGTAAACACCATTATGATGGGATCGGACCATTACGACAAACCCGACGACAAACACGGCGTCCACATCGGCGTGGGCGCGGGGAGCGACATCGAAGGCGCCATCCTCGACAAGAACGCGCGCATCGGCGAGCGCGTCGTCATCCGCCCCTTCCCGCGCGGCATCGACCGGGACGACATCTTCCCCGTCGTCATCCGCGACGGGATCGTGGTCGTGCCGAAGGACAAAGTCGTCCCTGCGGGAACCGTCATCGCGCCGGAATAG